ATTAAATTCGGAGAGGGCTTTTTTTTTCAGCTCATTTTCCAATTTCGGGCTTATCTCACTGCCCGGCCAGCCAACCCAGATATGTTCCTGTTTTGTAAAAGAAGAGCTTTTCAGCGAATCAAGGTACGCGCTTATGCCGGTAACCAGGCCTCCGGTACTTTCCCTGAAGCTTATTTTACCGCCTGTTTCTTCAACGCTGAAAGGCAATCTGTTTGAAACTATTAATAATCTCATAGACAAATTATACCTTATTTATAAGATAATGAAAATTGTCACAAAGTAAACAACCATTGCAACAAATCCTATGGGCAATCCAACTTTTGCCCATTCTTTCGAGGTAATATTGAGCTTATTTGCACAAATTATATTTGGGATATTCCCAGGTATAAGCATCCCGCCTGAAATTAGCAAACCCATAAGTATCGCACGTATCTGAACAAGAGACATGTTTGGTGATATTTCAGCAGCTGTCAGCGTTGCATTATCAAGCACTGCGGAAATCATGTTAATCCAGTATAATATTGCGGGGTTTAATTTTACTATGAATGTGTCTATTATTGGCTGAAACCCCTTCCCAAGTAAAACAAGTGCCACAATAAAACAATATACTTTCAATGTCCTAACAATTATGTCATATACATTTTCGAGTTTGTCTTCAACAAGCCCATGTTTGCCACGAATTGGTTTATCACACAGAATTATACCCAATATTCCAAATCCCATTACACCTGGTATTATCAACCACCATAACTGATTAAATAGAAAGAAAAAACCTGCATTATATGGGACAGAGCTTAGTTTTGCTACCGCAATAGTAGATAGTGGTTCACCCACAGGTGTAAGTGCCGCGCCTAATCCTATAGAAAAACAGGTTATAACAACCAATTTTATTTCTGTTTTTTTGTCCAATTTCAGCTCTGA
This genomic stretch from Elusimicrobiota bacterium harbors:
- a CDS encoding DUF1646 domain-containing protein; the protein is MSIPVPTILGLVFILLAVLILPFIFKSIEHNLEIFLLVMGVLSVSVTCLWSRDLLIEAITSPISLKHPIVEVVFLSGLVFRSINKKIGHSINKLVEIFGLKLFIFLLIIVLGLFSSVITAIISSLILAQVISELKLDKKTEIKLVVITCFSIGLGAALTPVGEPLSTIAVAKLSSVPYNAGFFFLFNQLWWLIIPGVMGFGILGIILCDKPIRGKHGLVEDKLENVYDIIVRTLKVYCFIVALVLLGKGFQPIIDTFIVKLNPAILYWINMISAVLDNATLTAAEISPNMSLVQIRAILMGLLISGGMLIPGNIPNIICANKLNITSKEWAKVGLPIGFVAMVVYFVTIFIIL